The following are encoded in a window of SAR202 cluster bacterium genomic DNA:
- a CDS encoding DUF4976 domain-containing protein, whose amino-acid sequence MDRPNVLLISVDHWFGQMIGALGHPTVLTPTLDQIIMSGVAFTNAYAPTPSCIPARREIMTGTHARTHGDRVFNEKLPMPQHLPTLAQTFRANGYQTFAVGKLHVYPPRDRIGFDDILLNEEGRHQFGLRKDDYELYLHDEGYSGQEFGHGMSHNDYLTRPWHLPEKFHPTNWTAYQMSKAIARRDPRKPSFWYMSFNHPHPPLAPLAEYMDIYRDLEIDEPFTGEWAKDRAKLPYAVRARRHSPDLYPDRAVRKARQAFYALATHIDHQIRLVMGTIRELDTTGKDPKAYGTYGIAPGKGTLDNTIIMFTSDHGDMLGNHGMYAKAVMYENSIKVPLLLMPQASRKDIGKNRRDDRLAVQADIFPTLMDLCGIPTPPTVEGLSLVGEKKRDYIYGEHWENAFATRMVRNRRYKLVYYPVGNRFHMFDLQNDPNEMHDISEDSAHAAARKELTELLIENLYGDDLRYVKDGKLVGTPDRIVFRPSMPDGSYGNQRGYRY is encoded by the coding sequence ATGGATAGACCCAACGTACTCCTCATCAGCGTGGACCACTGGTTCGGCCAGATGATCGGCGCGCTCGGCCACCCCACGGTGCTGACGCCCACACTGGACCAGATCATCATGAGCGGCGTGGCGTTCACAAACGCCTACGCTCCCACGCCGTCCTGCATCCCGGCCCGGCGCGAGATAATGACCGGCACCCACGCCCGCACCCACGGAGACCGCGTCTTCAATGAAAAGCTGCCGATGCCGCAGCACCTGCCCACGCTGGCCCAGACGTTCCGGGCCAACGGCTACCAGACCTTCGCCGTCGGCAAGCTGCACGTCTACCCTCCCCGCGACCGCATAGGTTTCGATGACATCCTGCTGAACGAGGAAGGCCGCCACCAGTTCGGCCTCCGGAAGGACGACTACGAGCTATACCTGCACGACGAGGGCTACTCCGGCCAGGAGTTCGGCCACGGCATGTCTCACAACGACTACCTGACCCGCCCTTGGCACCTGCCCGAGAAGTTCCATCCGACGAACTGGACGGCATACCAGATGAGCAAGGCCATCGCGCGGCGGGACCCTCGCAAGCCCTCGTTCTGGTACATGTCGTTCAACCACCCGCACCCTCCGCTGGCCCCACTGGCGGAGTACATGGACATCTATCGCGACCTGGAGATCGACGAGCCGTTCACGGGCGAATGGGCGAAGGACCGCGCGAAGCTGCCTTACGCCGTCCGCGCGCGCCGCCACAGCCCGGACCTCTATCCCGATCGCGCCGTCAGGAAGGCCCGCCAGGCGTTCTACGCCCTTGCGACGCACATAGACCACCAGATACGCCTTGTCATGGGCACCATCCGCGAGCTGGACACCACCGGGAAGGACCCCAAGGCATACGGCACTTACGGCATCGCGCCCGGCAAGGGCACCCTGGACAACACGATCATCATGTTCACCTCCGACCACGGGGACATGCTCGGAAACCACGGCATGTACGCAAAGGCGGTGATGTACGAGAACTCCATCAAGGTGCCCTTGCTCCTGATGCCGCAGGCCTCGCGCAAGGACATCGGCAAGAACCGCCGCGATGACCGCCTCGCTGTGCAGGCGGACATCTTTCCTACCCTGATGGACCTGTGCGGCATCCCGACGCCGCCGACCGTGGAAGGCCTCTCCCTTGTGGGCGAAAAGAAGCGCGACTACATCTACGGCGAGCACTGGGAGAACGCCTTCGCGACGCGCATGGTCCGAAACCGGCGCTACAAGCTGGTCTACTACCCGGTGGGCAACCGCTTCCACATGTTCGACCTGCAGAACGACCCGAACGAGATGCACGACATTTCTGAGGACTCGGCACACGCGGCCGCGCGCAAGGAGCTTACGGAACTCCTCATCGAAAACCTGTACGGCGACGACCTTCGTTACGTCAAAGACGGTAAGCTGGTAGGCACACCGGACAGGATCGTCTTCCGGCCCTCTATGCCGGACGGCAGCTACGGCAATCAGCGGGGATACCGGTACTAG
- a CDS encoding arylsulfatase, translating into MERPNALLVSVDHWPGSLVGALGHPAILTPTLDQLIETGIAYTNAYSAVPACIPARREIMTGTHARTHGDRIFKEYEPMPEGLPTMAQTFRDAGYQAYAVGKLHVYPPRDRIGFDDALLNEEGRHHLGMVKDDYEMFLAEQGYAGHELAHGMGSNDYTVRPYHLPERLSWTNWTARQMSSYIVRRDPSKPAFWYMSFNAPHPPLAPPKDYLEMYADVDIDMPVYGDWCEDFDAMPYAIRVRRFPRGFYSDDAIRVARRAFYALCTHIDHQMRLVIGLLREEGLLENTAIMFTSDHGDVLGDHGTWAKDTMYEGATRIPMVLAPPAAGNNMPRGKRDDRLALQADIMPTLLAMCGIPVPGTVEGLDLLGERQRQVLYGEHYEDAQSTRMVRDARYKLIYYPVGNRVQLFDLHLDREETRDLSNDPAHADTRARLEEELISLLYGGDTDWVQDGRLVGLPDMQGPNLSHNDRQLGGQRGWRF; encoded by the coding sequence ATGGAACGACCCAACGCACTCCTCGTAAGCGTCGACCACTGGCCGGGCAGCCTGGTAGGGGCGCTCGGCCACCCTGCTATCCTCACGCCAACGCTCGACCAGCTTATCGAGACCGGAATCGCCTACACCAACGCCTACTCCGCCGTCCCCGCCTGCATCCCGGCCCGGCGCGAGATAATGACCGGCACCCACGCCCGCACCCACGGCGACCGCATATTCAAGGAGTACGAGCCAATGCCGGAGGGGCTGCCCACCATGGCGCAGACCTTCCGGGACGCGGGGTACCAGGCCTACGCGGTCGGCAAGCTGCACGTCTACCCTCCCCGCGACCGCATAGGCTTTGACGACGCGCTTCTCAACGAAGAGGGGCGACACCACCTGGGCATGGTGAAAGACGACTATGAGATGTTCCTTGCGGAGCAGGGTTACGCAGGACACGAGCTGGCTCACGGGATGGGCAGCAACGACTACACAGTTCGCCCGTACCACCTGCCGGAGCGCCTGAGTTGGACGAACTGGACCGCAAGGCAGATGTCCAGCTACATCGTCAGGCGCGACCCATCAAAGCCCGCCTTCTGGTACATGTCCTTCAATGCGCCGCACCCTCCGCTGGCGCCGCCGAAGGACTACCTCGAAATGTACGCGGACGTAGACATCGATATGCCCGTCTACGGCGACTGGTGCGAGGACTTCGACGCGATGCCTTACGCCATCCGCGTGAGACGCTTCCCTCGCGGCTTCTATTCCGACGATGCCATTCGCGTCGCCCGCCGGGCGTTCTACGCGCTGTGCACCCACATCGACCACCAGATGCGCCTTGTGATAGGCCTGTTGCGTGAGGAAGGCCTCCTGGAAAACACAGCTATCATGTTCACGTCGGACCATGGGGACGTCCTCGGCGATCACGGTACCTGGGCGAAGGACACTATGTACGAGGGCGCCACCCGCATCCCGATGGTCCTGGCACCTCCTGCAGCCGGCAACAACATGCCGCGAGGCAAGCGCGACGACCGCCTCGCGCTTCAGGCCGACATCATGCCCACGCTGCTCGCAATGTGCGGCATCCCGGTCCCCGGCACAGTGGAGGGGCTGGACCTGCTGGGCGAGAGACAGCGCCAGGTCCTTTACGGCGAGCACTACGAGGACGCCCAGTCCACACGCATGGTCCGTGACGCTCGATACAAGCTCATCTACTACCCTGTCGGCAACCGCGTGCAGCTCTTTGACCTCCATCTCGACCGCGAAGAGACCCGCGACCTTTCAAACGATCCTGCCCACGCTGATACGCGCGCGCGCCTGGAAGAGGAGCTCATATCCCTCCTCTACGGCGGAGACACCGACTGGGTCCAGGACGGCAGGCTCGTCGGTCTGCCGGACATGCAAGGGCCGAATCTTTCCCACAACGACCGCCAATTGGGCGGCCAGCGCGGATGGCGCTTCTGA
- a CDS encoding AI-2E family transporter, whose translation MLMGSPASLGRTSHQQIADRAWRRGRRPNHRTSLPAGRACCSIVVSTSDGYASRAEALRMHDSRKRQILVAVAVAAIAYLLYVARDALFPFILSVVLAFILTPIVTRLEGIMPWRRRRPALSRILAIAVIYLAALCVVALAVLLIVPPAVSQASQLIDLVPELFTRARIAIESWNQEYVNRIPEEIRVQIQNGLNEVGEVTISAARSVVMRTVEAVSSVFTIVFGLLIVPFFLFYILKDQEKAAASFYDLFPARIQPHARNILAIVNTVFGRYVRTQFVLVIVVGGMVFIGLSAIGVPYAVLLGIIAGLTELIPVVGPVLGAIPGILVTLATSPEDVVWVVLLYAGVQVLENTLLVPRIQGHAVNIHPAAIMVILVVASQVGGLWGVIAAVPIAAVTKQVYKYLYNEWSDKETPAQIGASVEPDAMGRKHQPGSETPDDSKNETPADAGNPNR comes from the coding sequence ATGCTGATGGGAAGTCCGGCTTCGTTAGGCCGGACTTCCCATCAGCAGATTGCCGATAGAGCGTGGCGTCGCGGCCGCCGTCCTAACCACCGGACATCTCTACCAGCCGGGCGAGCTTGCTGTAGTATAGTTGTCTCCACCAGCGATGGATACGCCTCAAGAGCGGAGGCCCTCAGGATGCACGACAGCAGAAAGCGCCAGATACTCGTGGCCGTTGCCGTCGCCGCCATTGCCTATCTGCTGTACGTGGCAAGGGACGCGCTTTTCCCCTTCATCCTCTCCGTCGTCCTGGCCTTCATCCTCACTCCAATCGTCACGAGGCTTGAAGGGATAATGCCATGGCGGCGCCGCCGCCCCGCGCTGAGCCGCATTCTCGCCATCGCGGTCATCTACCTCGCCGCCCTCTGCGTCGTCGCCCTGGCGGTCCTCCTCATAGTCCCTCCCGCGGTGAGTCAGGCATCGCAGCTTATCGACCTGGTGCCGGAGCTATTCACCCGCGCACGGATCGCAATTGAGAGCTGGAACCAGGAATACGTAAACAGGATCCCCGAAGAGATTCGCGTCCAGATACAGAACGGGCTGAATGAAGTGGGCGAAGTCACCATTTCCGCCGCACGCTCCGTGGTGATGCGCACCGTCGAGGCTGTATCCTCCGTGTTCACCATCGTATTCGGCCTCCTGATAGTGCCCTTCTTCCTCTTTTACATTCTCAAAGACCAAGAGAAGGCCGCTGCGTCCTTCTACGACCTGTTCCCCGCGCGCATTCAGCCCCACGCAAGGAACATCCTGGCCATAGTCAACACCGTCTTCGGCAGGTACGTCCGGACCCAGTTCGTGCTCGTGATCGTCGTTGGCGGTATGGTCTTCATCGGCCTGTCCGCCATCGGCGTTCCATACGCGGTCCTGCTTGGCATCATCGCCGGCCTGACGGAGCTCATCCCGGTGGTGGGCCCCGTCCTCGGCGCAATCCCGGGCATTCTGGTTACTCTCGCCACATCTCCTGAGGACGTTGTATGGGTGGTACTCCTGTACGCAGGCGTCCAGGTGTTGGAAAATACCCTGCTGGTGCCCAGGATACAGGGCCACGCGGTGAACATTCACCCTGCCGCCATTATGGTCATCCTCGTCGTGGCGTCGCAGGTCGGCGGCCTGTGGGGCGTCATTGCCGCCGTCCCCATTGCGGCCGTCACCAAACAGGTCTACAAATACCTCTACAACGAGTGGAGCGACAAGGAGACCCCCGCGCAGATCGGGGCCAGTGTGGAGCCGGACGCCATGGGCAGGAAGCACCAGCCCGGCAGCGAGACCCCGGACGATTCGAAGAACGAGACTCCCGCCGACGCCGGCAACCCGAACAGGTAG
- a CDS encoding type II toxin-antitoxin system VapC family toxin: MRVYCDTSVFGGLFDPEFTVASKAFFEQVLEGRFALITSSIVEEELALAPPAVRKVYSGLAGIIEVVPISDTAIQLRDAYLTAQVVGSKSHKDALHIAVASTSDCRMVVSWNFKHIVHFQKIPVYNAINTVYGLPPLGIFSPSEVIHYDNEEN; encoded by the coding sequence ATTAGGGTTTATTGTGACACCTCCGTCTTCGGTGGGCTGTTCGACCCGGAGTTCACGGTAGCGAGCAAAGCTTTCTTTGAGCAAGTTTTGGAAGGCCGCTTTGCCTTGATCACTTCCTCAATAGTCGAGGAAGAGCTTGCTCTGGCCCCACCAGCCGTTCGAAAGGTATACTCAGGTTTGGCGGGGATTATTGAAGTCGTGCCGATATCTGATACCGCAATACAGTTACGGGATGCCTACTTAACCGCTCAGGTCGTTGGCTCGAAATCGCACAAGGACGCACTTCATATCGCCGTGGCTTCAACCTCAGACTGCAGGATGGTTGTAAGCTGGAATTTCAAACACATAGTCCATTTTCAAAAGATCCCAGTTTACAATGCGATCAATACGGTGTATGGATTGCCGCCTTTGGGCATCTTCTCACCGAGTGAGGTGATCCATTATGACAACGAAGAAAATTAA
- a CDS encoding peptidase M19: MPAKQQSSMLIIDGDYPMAIGALDMARDLRKPIDEVRRAPRIPALTTSRSGLADVGTMATLPEMRKGRIAAALVKTVACVLKPGHPHGEFRSYESAYAGAMGQLYYYRILEKQGEAKILATSKQFADHMKIWESATDYEKLPVGFVIGMEGADAISWPDQVHEWHADGLRVISLSHYGVSKYSHGTGTGTDGGLTPDAKPLLKNMEKLGMILDVTHTSDASVRQEFEKFDGPALASHQNCRAIVPGERQQPDDILKEVIRRGGVIGSSMDTYMLNKHYQLNWASTSIPARRAVYPSELITIEDVADHVDYVCQLAGSSKHAAIGGDTDGQGGSDGAPHDVDTVADYQKLAGILEKRGYKRADIENVMYRNWQRFFEKWLGK; encoded by the coding sequence ATGCCCGCCAAACAGCAGTCCTCCATGCTTATCATCGACGGCGACTACCCGATGGCCATAGGCGCGCTGGATATGGCGCGCGATCTGCGCAAGCCCATCGACGAGGTGCGGCGCGCACCAAGGATACCGGCGCTGACGACGAGCCGGTCCGGGCTGGCGGATGTCGGGACGATGGCGACGCTCCCTGAGATGCGCAAAGGGCGCATCGCCGCGGCGCTGGTCAAGACGGTGGCGTGCGTGCTGAAGCCCGGCCACCCTCACGGCGAGTTCCGCTCGTACGAGTCCGCTTACGCCGGGGCCATGGGGCAGCTGTACTACTACCGCATCCTCGAAAAGCAGGGCGAGGCGAAGATACTCGCAACCTCCAAGCAGTTCGCCGACCACATGAAGATTTGGGAGTCCGCCACTGACTACGAGAAGCTGCCGGTAGGCTTCGTCATCGGCATGGAGGGCGCGGACGCCATCTCCTGGCCGGACCAGGTGCACGAGTGGCATGCAGACGGCCTCCGCGTGATCAGCCTCTCCCACTATGGCGTCAGCAAGTACTCGCACGGCACGGGCACCGGCACGGATGGCGGCCTGACCCCGGACGCGAAGCCTCTTCTGAAGAACATGGAAAAGCTGGGCATGATCCTGGACGTCACACACACCTCGGACGCCTCGGTCCGCCAGGAGTTCGAGAAGTTCGACGGCCCCGCGCTCGCCAGCCACCAGAACTGCCGCGCCATCGTCCCCGGGGAGCGCCAGCAGCCGGACGATATCCTCAAAGAGGTAATCCGGCGCGGAGGCGTCATCGGCTCGTCGATGGACACCTACATGCTCAACAAGCACTACCAGCTCAATTGGGCCTCCACGAGCATCCCTGCCAGGCGTGCGGTGTACCCCAGCGAGCTCATAACGATTGAGGACGTGGCCGACCACGTCGACTACGTGTGCCAGCTGGCTGGCAGCTCCAAGCATGCGGCGATCGGCGGCGACACCGACGGACAGGGCGGGTCGGACGGCGCGCCGCACGACGTGGACACGGTGGCCGACTACCAGAAGCTCGCGGGCATTCTGGAAAAGCGCGGCTACAAGCGCGCGGACATTGAGAACGTCATGTACAGAAACTGGCAGCGCTTCTTCGAGAAGTGGCTGGGGAAGTAG
- a CDS encoding PIN domain nuclease, with product MNVLVDASIWSLSLARRANLNPYQEGLRAELMELIFENRAVLLGPVRQQVLSRIPNPEAFERLRLMFRDMPHTDTVVEDHEGAAMYSLMCRTTNIRVDPTNILICAVAERKELAVFTDNIEFNRISAAVPVRLHNIRPELQNPPT from the coding sequence GTGAACGTTCTCGTTGACGCCTCAATTTGGTCGCTTTCCCTGGCCAGGAGAGCGAATCTCAACCCCTACCAGGAGGGCCTTCGCGCCGAGCTAATGGAGCTCATATTCGAGAATCGCGCCGTGTTGCTCGGCCCGGTGCGACAGCAGGTCTTGTCGAGGATTCCAAACCCGGAAGCCTTTGAGCGCCTGCGCCTCATGTTCAGAGATATGCCGCACACGGACACCGTCGTTGAGGACCACGAGGGGGCGGCCATGTACTCTTTGATGTGCCGAACGACAAACATCCGAGTGGACCCAACGAATATCCTTATCTGCGCGGTAGCCGAGCGCAAGGAATTGGCCGTCTTCACAGACAATATCGAATTCAACAGGATCAGCGCGGCCGTGCCGGTGCGCCTTCACAATATTCGCCCAGAGCTACAGAATCCACCGACCTAG
- a CDS encoding type II toxin-antitoxin system VapB family antitoxin: MPTNLNIDDQLIEEARRIGGHKTKREAVNAALDEYVRRRKQLEIIKLFGTIDFDPPFDYESRGKGKA; this comes from the coding sequence ATGCCAACGAACCTGAATATCGACGATCAACTGATTGAAGAGGCCCGTCGTATCGGTGGGCACAAGACAAAGCGTGAAGCCGTGAACGCCGCACTGGACGAGTATGTGCGCCGAAGGAAGCAGCTTGAAATTATCAAGCTCTTCGGCACCATTGACTTCGACCCTCCGTTCGATTACGAGTCCCGCGGCAAGGGGAAGGCGTGA
- a CDS encoding hydantoinase B/oxoprolinase family protein gives MPKSKVDPITLEVMRNAFYSISDEMVAALVRASYSTNIKDRRDTSGAIYTATGDMAVVAMSEVATPVHLGTMHSAVKSALSIYPLEKLEQGDAIAFNIPYPAGPGHLNDLALISPVFYKGRVIAITANQAHHVDMGGYAPGSMPFGVTEIFQEGLQIPPVKLFKKGEIDPDLWSLISQNVRPQKEVRGDLMAQFAANVVCESRLTELADKYGPENVELYLDEMLNYSQRRMESALKLIPIGKYSFEDVIEGDGITTDRITIRVTIEAKGDSITTDFTQTDNGCLGPLNCRWPSVAACVYYVLKACLDPDMPANAGSYRPVDIRVREGSLLSAIFPTAVCNANIITTQRIVDVLIGALAKVIPERVAAASSGTMNLLNIGGQDKRRGVYFNYIETYAGGQGAMHDQDGMDAVQNHMTNTRNSPAEVIEVAYPLRIEAYELIPDSEGAGKHRGGVGLRRSIRVLADRVGFTLSSDRAEVAPWGLFGGQDARTSKCVAQAPDGKERRFPSKVTTSVLKDNLIVTETPGGGGWGDAKQRDPEAVRRDIISGVISRDRARDVYAVAFKSGTNEIDEAATKRLRK, from the coding sequence ATGCCAAAAAGCAAAGTCGATCCCATTACGCTCGAAGTGATGCGCAACGCCTTCTACTCCATCTCGGACGAGATGGTTGCGGCGCTCGTGCGCGCCAGCTACTCCACGAACATCAAGGACCGCCGCGACACGTCCGGCGCGATATATACCGCCACTGGCGATATGGCGGTCGTCGCGATGAGCGAGGTGGCCACGCCCGTACACCTGGGCACGATGCACTCCGCGGTGAAATCCGCGCTCTCCATCTACCCGCTGGAAAAGCTGGAGCAGGGCGACGCCATCGCGTTTAACATCCCCTACCCGGCCGGACCCGGCCACCTGAACGACCTCGCGCTGATCTCGCCGGTCTTCTACAAGGGCCGCGTAATCGCCATCACAGCCAACCAGGCGCACCACGTGGACATGGGCGGCTACGCGCCGGGCTCCATGCCGTTCGGCGTCACGGAGATATTCCAGGAGGGGCTGCAGATACCTCCCGTGAAGCTCTTCAAGAAGGGAGAGATAGACCCTGACCTGTGGTCGCTGATCTCCCAGAACGTGCGACCGCAGAAAGAGGTGCGCGGCGACCTCATGGCGCAGTTCGCGGCAAACGTCGTGTGCGAGAGCCGGCTCACCGAGCTGGCGGACAAGTACGGCCCGGAGAACGTCGAGCTGTACCTGGACGAGATGCTGAACTACTCGCAGCGCCGCATGGAGTCCGCGCTCAAGCTTATCCCCATCGGCAAATACTCCTTCGAGGACGTGATCGAGGGCGACGGCATAACGACGGACAGGATCACAATCCGCGTCACCATCGAAGCGAAGGGCGACTCCATCACTACAGACTTCACCCAGACGGACAACGGCTGCCTCGGCCCCCTCAACTGCCGGTGGCCATCGGTGGCGGCATGCGTCTATTACGTGCTGAAGGCGTGCCTGGACCCGGACATGCCTGCCAACGCAGGCTCGTACCGCCCGGTGGATATCAGGGTGCGTGAAGGCTCGCTACTCTCCGCGATATTTCCGACCGCCGTCTGCAACGCCAACATCATTACCACGCAGCGCATCGTGGACGTTCTGATCGGCGCGCTCGCGAAGGTGATTCCCGAAAGGGTCGCGGCGGCCAGCTCCGGCACGATGAACCTGCTCAACATCGGCGGCCAGGACAAGCGGCGCGGCGTCTATTTCAACTACATCGAGACCTACGCCGGCGGCCAGGGCGCCATGCACGACCAGGACGGCATGGACGCCGTCCAGAACCACATGACGAACACCCGCAACTCCCCCGCAGAGGTGATAGAGGTCGCCTACCCGCTGCGCATCGAGGCGTACGAGCTTATCCCCGACTCCGAGGGCGCGGGCAAGCACCGCGGCGGTGTTGGCCTGCGAAGGTCCATCCGCGTCCTCGCCGACCGTGTGGGCTTCACGCTCAGCTCTGACCGCGCGGAGGTAGCGCCGTGGGGCCTCTTCGGCGGCCAGGACGCGCGCACCTCGAAGTGCGTGGCGCAGGCCCCCGACGGCAAGGAGCGGCGCTTCCCGTCCAAGGTGACCACAAGCGTCCTCAAAGACAATCTGATCGTCACCGAGACCCCCGGCGGCGGCGGCTGGGGCGATGCGAAGCAGCGCGACCCCGAAGCCGTGCGCCGCGACATCATCTCCGGCGTGATCTCCCGCGACCGCGCGCGCGACGTCTACGCCGTGGCGTTCAAATCAGGCACCAACGAGATCGACGAGGCGGCGACAAAGCGGCTGAGGAAGTAG